From one Thalassospira lucentensis genomic stretch:
- a CDS encoding c-type cytochrome: protein MKLTKTLTIAATMAVLGMAPAMAGDAANGEKVFKKCAACHSVEPGQNKVGPSLAGSFGAQCGHVADYKYGKGYQAACDKGFTIDEAFLVDYLQDPSEKLSEIAGSKERSKMTFKLKKEDEIADVIEYLKAH from the coding sequence ATGAAATTGACCAAAACACTTACCATTGCCGCCACAATGGCCGTGCTCGGCATGGCACCGGCAATGGCCGGTGATGCTGCAAACGGTGAAAAGGTATTCAAGAAATGCGCTGCCTGCCACAGCGTGGAACCCGGCCAGAACAAGGTCGGCCCGTCGCTGGCCGGTTCATTCGGCGCACAATGTGGCCATGTTGCCGATTACAAATACGGCAAGGGCTATCAGGCAGCTTGTGACAAAGGTTTCACCATCGATGAAGCCTTCCTCGTCGACTACCTTCAGGACCCGTCCGAAAAGCTCAGCGAAATCGCGGGCTCCAAGGAACGTTCGAAGATGACCTTCAAGCTGAAAAAAGAAGACGAAATTGCCGATGTCATCGAATATCTGAAAGCGCACTAA
- a CDS encoding aspartate aminotransferase family protein: MTQPHSKPETYVLHRSSVATPPRAVRGEGIYIFDQNGKSYLDACGGAAVSCLGHSDPAVRAAMHAQIDQIAYAHSGFFSSDAMEELAEDLVTHAPEGIAKAYFVSGGSEATEAALKMARQYFLEIGQPDRKYVIARRQSYHGNTLGALSVGGNMWRRKQFEPLLITASHIAPCYQYRDQLPGESDEAYGLRVANELETAILELGADSVAAFVAEPVVGATSGAVAPVPGYFKRIREICDQYGVLLILDEVMCGMGRTGTLHAIEQEGVAGDLQTIAKGLGAGYQPIGAILVSKKIDDAIANGSGFFQHGHTYQGHATACAAALATQRTIRERDLLANVVKQGELLADGLRERFGQHPFVGDIRGRGLFRGVELVADRETKDPFDPSRKINAKIKKAAFARGLMAYPMGGTIDGVRGDHVLFAPPFIVTEDDVAKIVDLFELAINDVFAAEGLS; the protein is encoded by the coding sequence ATGACACAGCCCCACAGCAAGCCCGAAACCTATGTCCTCCATCGCAGCAGTGTCGCGACCCCGCCGCGCGCGGTGCGGGGCGAAGGCATTTATATCTTTGATCAGAACGGCAAAAGTTATCTTGATGCCTGCGGGGGTGCTGCGGTTTCGTGCCTTGGCCATTCCGATCCGGCGGTGCGTGCGGCCATGCATGCCCAGATTGATCAGATTGCCTATGCGCATTCGGGCTTTTTCTCGTCCGATGCGATGGAAGAACTGGCCGAAGACCTTGTCACCCATGCCCCCGAAGGCATTGCCAAGGCATATTTCGTTTCGGGCGGGTCCGAGGCAACCGAGGCCGCCCTTAAAATGGCGCGGCAGTATTTTCTGGAAATCGGGCAGCCGGACCGGAAATACGTGATTGCGCGTCGCCAGTCCTATCACGGCAATACGCTGGGCGCGCTCTCGGTTGGCGGCAATATGTGGCGCCGCAAACAGTTCGAGCCACTGCTGATCACCGCAAGCCATATCGCGCCCTGTTATCAGTATCGCGACCAGTTGCCGGGCGAAAGTGACGAGGCATATGGTTTGCGGGTTGCCAACGAACTTGAAACCGCGATCCTTGAACTGGGCGCAGATAGCGTTGCCGCCTTTGTCGCCGAACCGGTTGTCGGCGCGACATCGGGTGCGGTTGCACCAGTGCCGGGATACTTCAAACGCATCCGCGAGATTTGCGATCAGTATGGTGTATTGCTGATCCTGGACGAGGTCATGTGCGGCATGGGGCGAACCGGCACCCTGCATGCGATTGAACAGGAAGGTGTTGCCGGCGATCTTCAAACCATCGCCAAGGGACTTGGTGCCGGATATCAGCCGATTGGTGCCATTCTGGTGTCGAAGAAAATCGATGATGCGATTGCCAATGGATCGGGTTTCTTCCAGCACGGCCATACCTATCAGGGGCATGCAACAGCCTGTGCGGCGGCACTTGCAACCCAGCGGACCATCCGTGAACGCGACCTTCTGGCCAATGTCGTCAAGCAGGGCGAATTGCTGGCCGATGGGCTGCGCGAACGGTTCGGGCAGCACCCGTTTGTCGGCGACATTCGGGGCCGGGGACTGTTCCGCGGTGTCGAACTGGTCGCGGATCGCGAAACCAAGGACCCGTTTGATCCGTCGCGCAAGATCAACGCCAAAATCAAGAAGGCGGCCTTTGCCCGCGGATTGATGGCCTATCCGATGGGCGGCACGATTGATGGCGTGCGCGGTGACCATGTGCTGTTTGCGCCACCCTTTATCGTGACCGAGGATGATGTTGCGAAGATTGTCGATCTGTTTGAATTGGCGATAAATGATGTCTTTGCCGCCGAGGGACTTTCGTAA
- a CDS encoding MurR/RpiR family transcriptional regulator: MGVYTDLREKLISDYATLSPQMQKAARHILDHPNDVALRSMRALARAANVPPSTVTRLMAAIGVDTWQQFRDSYQNRLLDLPASYAHRARALQNSEADIHRDTHLLEDIAQAEIANIGQAFGPEMCERMKDACEHIARARQVFVVGRGAAYPAAYQFAYAYRLFNDNVVLVDGRSGAFGDQLRGIGRRDILIAVGARPYIRDTVRAVEFARNQHCPVIAVSDSDVAPIAMDAVTKLVVSDRSPSFFQSFTASVSVMQALVALLVARGGQKALQRIAAAEEQLAAFDTYYDEADPTRNSRS, translated from the coding sequence ATGGGTGTTTACACCGATTTGCGCGAAAAGCTGATTTCCGACTATGCAACGTTGAGCCCGCAGATGCAGAAGGCGGCGCGCCATATCCTTGATCATCCCAATGATGTTGCCCTGCGATCGATGCGCGCGCTTGCGCGGGCGGCGAATGTCCCGCCCAGCACGGTCACGCGCCTGATGGCGGCCATCGGGGTCGATACATGGCAGCAGTTCCGTGACAGTTACCAGAACCGGTTGCTTGACCTTCCGGCAAGTTATGCGCACCGCGCCCGCGCGTTGCAAAACAGCGAAGCCGATATCCATCGTGATACGCATCTGCTTGAAGATATCGCGCAGGCCGAAATTGCCAATATCGGTCAGGCATTCGGCCCGGAAATGTGTGAACGCATGAAGGATGCCTGCGAACATATTGCGCGCGCCCGTCAGGTTTTTGTTGTCGGACGCGGGGCGGCCTATCCGGCGGCCTATCAGTTTGCCTATGCCTATCGGCTGTTTAACGACAATGTCGTTCTGGTGGATGGGCGTTCGGGCGCATTTGGCGATCAGTTGCGGGGCATTGGCCGGCGCGACATCCTGATTGCGGTGGGCGCACGGCCCTATATCCGCGATACGGTGCGCGCGGTCGAGTTTGCGCGCAATCAGCATTGCCCGGTGATTGCGGTCAGCGATTCAGATGTGGCGCCGATTGCAATGGATGCGGTGACCAAGCTGGTCGTGTCCGACAGATCGCCGTCCTTCTTTCAAAGTTTTACCGCCAGTGTTTCGGTCATGCAGGCGCTTGTGGCGCTTCTGGTCGCGCGCGGCGGGCAAAAGGCACTGCAACGGATTGCCGCGGCAGAAGAACAACTTGCGGCTTTTGACACCTATTATGACGAAGCCGATCCCACACGGAATTCCAGATCATGA
- a CDS encoding TRAP transporter permease: MTDDKSATQGPSDQDLQDLIAENDTGARQPTGMTARILLYVAVAWSLFQLWLASPLPYIFSFGVFNSTEARSIHLAFAVFLAFLAYPAFKNSPRSYIPVLDWVLAAAGAFCALYIYIFYRELSSRPGLPITQDLVVAGAGLVLLLEATRRALGPPLMIVAMVFLAYVFFGNAPWVPDVLQWAGASFSKAMSHQWITTEGVFGIALGVSTSFVFLFVLFGSLLDKAGAGNYFIKVAFAALGHMRGGPAKAAVLASAMTGLISGSSIANVVTTGTFTIPLMKRVGFSGEKAGAVEVASSVNGQIMPPVMGAAAFLMVEYVGIPYPEVIKHAFLPATISYIALIYIVHLEALKANMKGLPKRQTSTVQQVLIRSLLFVLSLVILAGVIYYAINFQKQIFGNAVGWVVAVECAAIYFAGLYYAAKYPDLELDDPNKPVLELPALGETAKSGLHYLLPVVVLVWFLMIELKSPGLSAFWATVLMLFIMLTQRPVKAFFRKQPDYMASVKEGIADVIDGFATGARNMIGIGVATAAAGIIVGTVSLTGIGQVMVEFVELISGGNLMLILIFTAIISLILGMGLPTTANYIVVSSLMAPVIVELGAANGLIVPLIAVHLFVFYFGIMADVTPPVGLASFAAAAVSGADPMKTGFVAFFYSMRTAALPFLFLFNTQLLMIGLDHPLDVVMVIVVSTIAMLVFAAGTMGYFFTRSKLWESAALLLIAFTLFRPGFWLDLLEPPYENLPATEIVEKAADMPANTSILLDVEGINLEGDEVTKSVMLPLGPEASGEDRLYNAGIAVRTEDGKVFIDDLVFGGPAEKAGLDFDFEITAIKIEADRMPKEVFFIPAFIVLGGIIVLQRRRRRAEAA, encoded by the coding sequence ATGACCGACGATAAAAGCGCGACACAGGGTCCATCGGACCAGGATCTTCAGGATCTTATCGCGGAAAATGATACCGGCGCGCGTCAGCCTACCGGCATGACAGCACGCATTTTGCTGTATGTCGCCGTGGCATGGTCGCTGTTCCAGCTTTGGCTGGCATCACCACTGCCCTACATTTTCAGTTTTGGTGTTTTCAACTCGACCGAAGCACGGTCGATCCATCTGGCATTCGCCGTGTTCCTGGCGTTTCTGGCCTATCCGGCCTTCAAGAATTCGCCGCGAAGCTATATCCCGGTTCTTGACTGGGTATTGGCAGCCGCCGGGGCGTTCTGTGCCCTTTATATCTATATTTTCTATCGCGAGCTGTCGTCGCGTCCGGGCTTGCCGATTACGCAGGACCTTGTGGTGGCCGGTGCCGGTCTGGTGCTGTTGCTTGAAGCAACGCGGCGTGCGCTCGGCCCGCCCCTCATGATTGTGGCGATGGTGTTCCTTGCCTATGTTTTCTTTGGCAATGCGCCATGGGTGCCCGATGTTTTGCAGTGGGCCGGGGCGAGTTTCTCCAAGGCGATGTCGCATCAGTGGATCACGACCGAAGGCGTGTTCGGGATTGCGCTTGGCGTTTCGACCAGCTTCGTGTTCCTGTTTGTGCTGTTTGGCTCGTTGCTTGATAAAGCCGGGGCAGGCAACTATTTCATCAAGGTGGCGTTTGCCGCCCTTGGTCACATGCGCGGCGGCCCGGCAAAGGCAGCCGTTCTGGCATCGGCAATGACCGGGCTTATTTCCGGTTCATCGATTGCCAACGTGGTGACGACCGGGACCTTCACCATTCCGCTTATGAAACGTGTCGGTTTCTCGGGCGAGAAGGCCGGTGCGGTCGAAGTCGCATCTTCGGTCAATGGTCAGATCATGCCACCGGTCATGGGGGCTGCGGCCTTTTTGATGGTGGAATATGTCGGCATTCCCTATCCGGAAGTCATCAAGCATGCCTTCCTGCCGGCGACGATTTCCTATATCGCGCTGATCTATATCGTCCATCTCGAGGCGCTTAAGGCCAATATGAAGGGCCTGCCGAAACGTCAGACATCGACCGTGCAGCAAGTGCTGATCCGTTCGCTTCTGTTCGTGCTGTCGCTGGTTATTCTTGCGGGTGTGATTTACTACGCGATCAATTTCCAGAAACAGATATTCGGTAACGCGGTTGGCTGGGTTGTCGCGGTCGAGTGTGCTGCGATCTATTTTGCCGGTCTTTATTATGCGGCGAAATATCCCGATCTTGAACTGGATGACCCCAATAAACCGGTGCTGGAGCTTCCGGCGCTGGGCGAAACCGCCAAGTCCGGCCTGCATTATCTGCTGCCGGTCGTGGTGCTGGTCTGGTTCCTGATGATTGAACTGAAATCACCCGGATTGTCGGCCTTCTGGGCGACTGTTCTGATGCTGTTCATCATGCTGACCCAGCGTCCGGTCAAGGCGTTCTTCCGCAAGCAGCCGGATTATATGGCAAGCGTAAAGGAAGGCATTGCCGATGTGATTGACGGTTTTGCCACCGGTGCACGTAACATGATCGGGATCGGCGTTGCGACCGCGGCTGCCGGTATCATCGTGGGCACGGTGTCGCTGACCGGGATCGGTCAGGTGATGGTTGAATTCGTGGAACTGATTTCGGGCGGCAATCTGATGCTGATCCTGATCTTTACCGCGATCATCAGCCTGATCCTTGGCATGGGGCTGCCGACGACGGCGAACTATATCGTCGTGTCGAGCCTGATGGCGCCCGTGATTGTCGAACTTGGGGCTGCGAACGGTCTGATCGTGCCGCTGATTGCGGTGCATCTGTTCGTGTTCTATTTCGGCATCATGGCCGATGTGACGCCGCCGGTCGGTCTGGCATCCTTTGCCGCTGCTGCGGTTTCAGGGGCCGATCCGATGAAGACGGGCTTCGTCGCATTCTTTTACAGCATGCGGACCGCGGCCCTGCCGTTCCTGTTCCTGTTCAACACCCAGCTTCTGATGATCGGGCTTGATCATCCGCTTGATGTGGTGATGGTGATTGTCGTTTCGACCATTGCGATGCTGGTCTTTGCCGCAGGGACGATGGGGTATTTCTTCACCCGGTCGAAACTGTGGGAAAGTGCGGCACTTCTGCTGATTGCCTTTACCCTGTTCCGTCCGGGTTTCTGGCTTGATCTGCTGGAGCCGCCCTATGAAAACCTGCCCGCAACCGAGATTGTTGAAAAGGCGGCCGATATGCCCGCCAATACCAGCATTCTTCTGGATGTCGAGGGCATTAACCTGGAAGGCGATGAAGTCACCAAATCGGTGATGTTGCCATTGGGGCCGGAAGCATCGGGTGAAGATCGTCTTTACAATGCGGGCATTGCAGTTCGCACCGAAGACGGCAAGGTCTTTATCGATGATCTGGTGTTTGGTGGCCCGGCCGAGAAAGCGGGACTTGATTTCGACTTTGAAATCACCGCGATCAAGATCGAAGCCGACCGCATGCCCAAAGAGGTGTTCTTTATCCCGGCATTCATCGTGCTGGGCGGGATCATCGTGTTGCAACGCCGTCGCCGTCGTGCCGAAGCGGCCTAA
- a CDS encoding universal stress protein, with the protein MYKDILVTVDLDHDSSWKKAIPVAIKQAQAFNARLHVLTVVPTVGMSMVGQFFPKGYEKKVLDAYNERLHQFVSEHIPSDLKVQHIVGQGTVYEVILKMAKKTNCDLIVIGAHRPELKDYLLGPNAARVVRHADCSVMVVRD; encoded by the coding sequence ATGTATAAGGATATTCTGGTTACAGTGGATCTTGATCATGACTCGTCATGGAAAAAAGCCATTCCGGTCGCCATCAAGCAAGCCCAGGCATTCAACGCGCGCCTGCATGTCCTGACCGTGGTTCCCACGGTTGGGATGTCGATGGTCGGGCAGTTCTTTCCTAAGGGGTACGAGAAAAAGGTTCTCGATGCCTATAACGAAAGGCTGCATCAGTTCGTGTCCGAACATATTCCGTCCGACCTCAAGGTTCAGCATATCGTGGGCCAGGGAACGGTTTATGAAGTGATCCTGAAAATGGCGAAAAAGACCAATTGCGATCTGATCGTCATCGGTGCGCATCGCCCGGAATTGAAGGATTACCTTTTGGGACCGAACGCCGCGCGCGTTGTGCGCCATGCCGATTGTTCGGTGATGGTTGTTCGCGACTGA
- a CDS encoding 3-keto-5-aminohexanoate cleavage protein produces MSYGDTPFLIASAPNGARKTKADLPNIPITPAELAKEAANCKAAGAAMMHLHVRDDDQKHSIDVGRYREMLTEVRASVGDDMLLQVTSEAVGMYSAQDQMAMIRGLVPEAVSIAVREIAPENADLNELCDFFAFMREANILPQFILYAPEDVIRFNQLVHDGVIPGEKLPVLYVLGRYTTGQVSDPKDLLPYLGVSPFVSEWMLCAFGAHENACALTAAGLGGHARIGFENNHLLVDRSRAVDNAALIVQAREGAHLMGRSVATGDQARKIMQPQW; encoded by the coding sequence ATGTCGTATGGCGATACCCCGTTTCTGATCGCATCGGCCCCCAATGGCGCACGTAAGACCAAGGCCGATCTGCCCAATATTCCGATAACCCCGGCCGAACTGGCCAAGGAAGCCGCCAACTGCAAGGCCGCCGGGGCGGCAATGATGCATCTGCATGTGCGTGATGACGATCAGAAGCACAGCATTGATGTGGGGCGTTATCGTGAAATGCTGACCGAGGTCAGGGCCAGTGTCGGGGATGACATGCTGCTTCAGGTCACGAGCGAGGCGGTCGGCATGTATAGCGCGCAGGACCAGATGGCGATGATTCGCGGGCTTGTGCCCGAAGCCGTTTCAATCGCGGTTCGCGAAATTGCGCCGGAAAATGCCGACCTGAACGAACTGTGCGATTTCTTTGCCTTCATGCGCGAGGCAAATATCCTGCCGCAATTCATCCTGTATGCACCAGAAGACGTGATCCGCTTCAACCAGCTTGTCCATGATGGCGTCATTCCCGGTGAAAAGCTGCCGGTGCTTTATGTTCTGGGCCGTTACACCACCGGACAGGTGTCCGATCCCAAGGACCTTTTGCCGTATCTTGGGGTGTCGCCCTTTGTGTCGGAATGGATGTTGTGTGCGTTCGGGGCGCATGAAAATGCCTGTGCGCTGACGGCTGCCGGATTGGGTGGGCATGCGCGTATTGGGTTCGAAAATAATCATCTTTTGGTTGACCGTTCCCGTGCGGTCGATAATGCTGCTTTGATCGTTCAGGCGCGCGAAGGTGCGCATCTCATGGGTCGTAGTGTTGCGACCGGCGATCAGGCGCGAAAGATCATGCAACCGCAGTGGTAA
- a CDS encoding TAXI family TRAP transporter solute-binding subunit produces MKKLIAVAGAIATLAGASLFAGQASAQENRFITIGTGGVTGVYYPTGGAICRLVNKDRKEHGIRCSVEFTGGSSYNINTIRSGELDLGVAQSDIQYYALHGEKAFKEVGPFEDLRAVFSIHPEPFTVVARADAGIKTFDDLKGKRVNIGNPGSGQRDTMDIVMNAKGWTLDDFALASELKPAEQSQALCDNKIDAMIYTVGHPSGSIQEATTACDSVLVEVAGPEIEKLVADNPYYRVATIPGGMYRGNPDDVQTFGVGATFVSSTATDADIVYNVVKAVFENFDDFKKLHPAFENLVKEEMVKDGLSAPLHDGAVKYYKEAGLM; encoded by the coding sequence ATGAAGAAACTTATCGCTGTAGCGGGTGCCATTGCCACCTTGGCAGGTGCGTCGCTGTTCGCCGGACAGGCATCGGCACAGGAAAACCGTTTTATCACCATCGGTACCGGTGGCGTGACGGGCGTTTACTATCCGACCGGTGGCGCGATCTGCCGTCTGGTCAACAAAGACCGTAAAGAGCACGGCATTCGCTGCTCGGTCGAGTTTACCGGTGGTTCGTCCTACAACATCAACACCATCCGTTCGGGCGAACTGGATCTGGGCGTTGCCCAGTCTGATATCCAGTACTATGCCCTGCATGGTGAAAAAGCATTCAAGGAAGTCGGTCCGTTCGAAGACCTTCGTGCCGTCTTCTCGATCCATCCGGAGCCGTTCACCGTTGTTGCCCGTGCAGATGCCGGCATCAAGACCTTTGATGACCTCAAAGGCAAACGTGTCAATATCGGTAACCCGGGTTCGGGTCAGCGCGACACCATGGACATCGTGATGAATGCCAAGGGCTGGACCCTTGACGATTTCGCACTGGCATCCGAACTGAAGCCGGCCGAACAGTCCCAGGCACTTTGCGATAACAAGATCGACGCGATGATCTATACCGTCGGTCACCCGTCCGGTTCGATCCAGGAAGCCACCACTGCCTGTGATTCGGTTCTGGTTGAAGTTGCAGGTCCGGAAATCGAGAAACTGGTTGCCGACAACCCGTATTACCGTGTTGCCACCATTCCGGGCGGCATGTATCGCGGTAACCCGGACGACGTTCAGACCTTCGGTGTCGGCGCGACCTTCGTGTCCTCGACCGCAACCGATGCAGACATCGTTTACAACGTTGTCAAAGCAGTCTTTGAAAACTTCGACGACTTCAAAAAGCTGCACCCGGCATTTGAAAACCTCGTCAAAGAAGAAATGGTCAAAGACGGCCTTTCGGCACCGCTGCATGACGGCGCTGTCAAATACTACAAAGAAGCTGGCCTGATGTAA
- a CDS encoding formylglycine-generating enzyme family protein, with protein sequence MKKQCSHMFGGLFAAVLAAISLPGSGLAQSADVPMPDVAEIPAGWFFQGSDGVERQYAYQIDEQVYGHDVSRRNRWYDVEVDKWRIYLPDYFIMKTAVTNDQYAAFIRDTGRDAPDISEEDWESLGLIYGYDATRPFAWKNGEPPRGKGNHPVVLVSWRDAQDYARWLSEKTGMKWRLPEEIYWEKAVRGPDGIFYPWGNIYDPLQLNSADRGPFDTVPVGQFEAGPYGLYDGAGQVFEWTATSSQAGYRIVKGGSWDDRGCGVCRPAARHGRPEHMQHILIGFRLMYE encoded by the coding sequence ATGAAAAAACAATGCAGTCACATGTTCGGGGGGCTTTTTGCAGCCGTTCTGGCAGCAATATCGTTGCCCGGTTCGGGATTGGCGCAGTCCGCGGACGTACCCATGCCCGATGTGGCGGAAATTCCGGCCGGTTGGTTCTTTCAGGGGTCGGACGGGGTCGAGCGGCAATATGCCTATCAGATCGACGAACAGGTCTATGGCCATGATGTCAGCCGCCGCAATCGCTGGTACGATGTGGAAGTCGATAAATGGCGTATCTATCTGCCCGACTATTTCATCATGAAAACAGCGGTCACCAATGACCAGTATGCCGCCTTTATCCGCGATACGGGGCGTGATGCGCCGGATATCAGCGAAGAGGATTGGGAAAGTCTTGGGCTGATTTACGGGTACGATGCGACACGCCCGTTTGCATGGAAAAACGGCGAACCACCACGCGGCAAGGGAAACCATCCGGTTGTTCTGGTGTCATGGCGCGATGCGCAGGATTATGCCAGATGGCTGAGCGAAAAGACCGGCATGAAATGGCGGCTGCCCGAAGAGATTTACTGGGAAAAGGCGGTTCGCGGCCCGGATGGCATTTTTTATCCGTGGGGCAATATCTATGACCCGTTGCAGTTAAACAGTGCCGATCGCGGCCCGTTCGATACCGTGCCGGTCGGGCAGTTTGAAGCGGGCCCCTATGGGTTGTATGACGGGGCGGGGCAGGTGTTTGAATGGACCGCAACCAGTTCGCAGGCCGGATACCGCATTGTTAAGGGCGGATCCTGGGATGACCGTGGCTGCGGTGTCTGTCGCCCGGCTGCGCGCCATGGCAGACCGGAACATATGCAGCATATCCTGATCGGTTTCCGGTTGATGTACGAATAG
- a CDS encoding DUF6969 family protein: MTEIAIDWTSLPTGRLERMLAAGRDVMECHRVLTVTGDNIVGELIKTGGTFYEWSHYPEGDVYDRNSHAQFYYHAHPKDEQRDWNEHGHFHTFLRPRGMPAGSKPLPIEGFDYPEGPNDALSHLVAVSMDEYGFAQRLFTTNRWVTGEVWYDGETVVNMLENFIIDHAQPSWPVNRWISGMIFLYRPQIEQLIRLRDVAIREWHEKYPDRDVYEDRDLEVTSTIDIRVEEQIRAITEELGRRRAAA, encoded by the coding sequence ATGACCGAGATTGCAATTGACTGGACATCGCTTCCGACAGGGCGGCTTGAACGGATGCTGGCCGCGGGGCGCGATGTTATGGAATGCCACCGGGTTTTGACGGTGACGGGCGATAATATTGTCGGCGAACTGATCAAGACGGGTGGCACATTTTACGAATGGTCGCATTATCCCGAAGGGGATGTCTATGACCGCAATTCGCACGCCCAGTTCTATTATCATGCCCACCCCAAGGACGAGCAGCGAGACTGGAACGAGCATGGACATTTCCATACGTTCCTGCGCCCGCGCGGCATGCCTGCCGGGTCCAAACCGTTACCGATCGAAGGGTTTGACTATCCCGAAGGTCCGAATGACGCGCTTTCGCATCTGGTTGCGGTATCGATGGATGAATACGGTTTTGCCCAACGCCTGTTTACCACCAACCGCTGGGTCACCGGCGAGGTCTGGTATGATGGTGAAACCGTGGTCAATATGCTGGAAAACTTCATCATTGATCATGCGCAGCCCTCCTGGCCGGTCAACCGCTGGATATCGGGGATGATCTTTTTGTACCGGCCGCAGATCGAACAGCTGATCCGGCTGCGCGATGTGGCGATCCGTGAATGGCATGAAAAATATCCCGATCGCGACGTTTACGAAGATCGCGACCTGGAAGTGACATCGACCATCGATATCCGGGTCGAGGAACAGATCCGCGCGATTACCGAGGAACTCGGTCGGCGCCGTGCCGCGGCGTAA
- a CDS encoding DUF2336 domain-containing protein has translation MPRITKEDLNNLIQDPSGKNRAETADKISREFSAESLSDSERVLAEDIFRLMVRDAEVRVRKALAKNLKQTPLVPHDVAATLARDVDDVALPILKFSEVLNDDDLVDIIGDNTDSVEKQRAIASRPHVSEIVSATLVDIGHEDVMVDLISNDGAQISERSLQKVVDEFGENERIQKPMIERNHLPITIAERLVTLVSDRMRSELIARGHIPEGIVNAVMTQSQESATIGLLGDGAEERDVELLVEHLHTNNRLTSGLILRALCMGDVAFFEAALARRAGVSLINTRILIHDSGPFGLEAIYNKAEMPAHFFPGVRAAVEVARETDLDGGERDRERYSRRMIERVLTQYGDLGVEFDSDDVDYLMGRMLQLPSERNLPQQ, from the coding sequence TTGCCGCGTATAACCAAAGAAGATCTTAACAACCTGATCCAGGACCCTTCCGGGAAGAATCGTGCCGAAACGGCCGACAAGATCAGCCGTGAATTTTCTGCCGAAAGCCTGAGCGACAGCGAACGTGTCCTTGCCGAAGACATCTTTCGCCTGATGGTGCGCGATGCCGAGGTGCGCGTGCGCAAGGCATTGGCCAAGAACCTGAAACAGACCCCGCTGGTGCCCCATGATGTCGCTGCGACTTTGGCGCGCGATGTGGATGACGTGGCCCTGCCGATCCTGAAATTTTCCGAAGTCCTGAATGATGACGATCTGGTCGACATCATCGGTGACAATACCGACAGCGTTGAAAAGCAGCGTGCCATCGCATCGCGCCCGCATGTGTCGGAAATCGTTTCCGCGACTCTTGTTGATATCGGTCACGAAGACGTCATGGTCGACCTGATTTCAAATGACGGTGCGCAGATCAGCGAACGGTCATTGCAAAAGGTTGTCGACGAGTTCGGCGAGAATGAACGCATCCAGAAACCGATGATCGAACGCAACCATCTGCCGATCACGATTGCCGAACGGCTGGTGACGCTGGTATCGGACCGGATGCGATCGGAACTGATTGCGCGCGGCCATATCCCCGAGGGGATTGTCAACGCGGTCATGACCCAGTCGCAGGAAAGTGCCACCATCGGGCTTCTGGGCGATGGCGCGGAAGAACGCGATGTCGAATTGCTGGTCGAACATCTTCATACCAACAATCGTCTGACCAGCGGATTGATCCTGCGTGCGCTTTGCATGGGGGATGTTGCCTTTTTCGAGGCCGCCCTTGCGCGTCGTGCCGGGGTATCGCTGATCAATACCCGCATTCTGATCCATGACAGCGGCCCGTTCGGGCTTGAAGCGATTTATAACAAGGCCGAAATGCCTGCCCATTTCTTCCCGGGGGTCCGGGCGGCGGTGGAAGTGGCACGTGAAACCGACCTGGATGGCGGGGAACGCGACCGGGAACGGTATTCACGCCGGATGATTGAACGGGTTCTGACCCAGTATGGTGATCTCGGTGTCGAATTCGATTCAGACGATGTCGATTATCTGATGGGCCGCATGCTGCAATTGCCAAGCGAGCGGAACCTGCCGCAGCAATAG